The following proteins are encoded in a genomic region of Bosea beijingensis:
- a CDS encoding malonate--CoA ligase has translation MPAPDAPFALLDDGRRFSYGDMVAVSARFAAALAGLGVKPGDRVAVQVEKSFEALMLYLGTVRAGAIFLPLNTAYTPAEIEYFLGDAEPAVFVCDPAKAEALRPYAEKAGARLETLGIGTGSLLDKANVASGDFTDVARGPDDLAAILYTSGTTGRSKGAMLSHDNLSSNALALVDYWRFTKGDVLLHALPIFHTHGLFVATNVILLSGASMILLPKFDPEQVFKYLPQATSMMGVPTFYVRLLQDARLTREATSHMRLFVSGSAPLLAETHREWRDRTGHAILERYGMTETNMNTSNPYEGDRVAGTVGFPLPGVSARVTEPETGKEIARDEIGMIEVKGPNVFKGYWRNPEKTKAEFRADGFFITGDLGKIDPTGYVHIVGRGKDLIITGGYNVYPKEVETEIDEMPGVIESAVIGVAHPDFGEGVTAVVVCKPGAEITAKGIATALEQRLAKFKQPKQVFVVAELPRNTMGKVQKNLLREQYKDIYAKQLKAGE, from the coding sequence ATGCCGGCGCCGGACGCGCCCTTCGCGCTGCTCGATGACGGCCGGCGTTTCTCCTATGGCGACATGGTCGCAGTCTCCGCCCGCTTCGCCGCTGCGCTCGCCGGGCTCGGCGTCAAGCCGGGGGACCGCGTCGCCGTCCAGGTCGAGAAGAGCTTCGAGGCGCTGATGCTCTATCTCGGCACGGTCAGGGCCGGCGCGATCTTCCTGCCGCTCAACACCGCCTATACCCCGGCCGAGATCGAGTATTTCCTCGGCGATGCCGAGCCCGCCGTCTTCGTCTGCGATCCCGCCAAGGCCGAAGCCTTGCGTCCCTATGCCGAGAAGGCCGGGGCCAGGCTGGAGACGCTCGGCATCGGCACCGGCAGCCTGCTCGACAAGGCCAACGTCGCCTCTGGCGATTTCACGGACGTCGCGCGCGGGCCGGACGACCTTGCCGCGATCCTCTACACCTCCGGCACGACCGGGCGCTCCAAGGGCGCGATGCTGAGCCATGACAACCTGTCGTCCAATGCGCTGGCGCTGGTCGACTACTGGCGCTTCACCAAGGGCGACGTGCTGCTGCACGCCCTGCCGATCTTCCACACCCACGGCCTCTTCGTCGCGACCAATGTGATCCTTTTGTCCGGCGCCTCGATGATCCTGCTGCCCAAGTTCGATCCGGAGCAGGTCTTCAAGTACCTGCCGCAGGCCACGAGCATGATGGGCGTGCCGACCTTCTATGTCCGGCTGCTGCAGGATGCCCGCCTGACCAGGGAGGCGACCAGCCATATGCGCCTTTTCGTCTCCGGCTCGGCGCCGCTTCTGGCCGAGACGCATCGCGAATGGCGCGACCGCACCGGCCACGCCATCCTCGAGCGCTACGGCATGACCGAGACCAACATGAACACCTCGAACCCCTACGAGGGTGATCGCGTCGCCGGCACGGTCGGCTTCCCGCTGCCGGGGGTTTCGGCCCGCGTCACCGAGCCTGAGACCGGCAAGGAGATCGCCCGCGACGAGATCGGCATGATCGAGGTCAAGGGCCCCAACGTCTTCAAGGGCTATTGGCGCAATCCCGAGAAGACCAAGGCCGAGTTCAGGGCCGACGGCTTCTTCATCACCGGCGACCTCGGCAAGATCGACCCCACCGGCTACGTCCATATCGTCGGGCGCGGCAAGGACCTGATCATCACCGGCGGCTACAACGTCTATCCCAAGGAAGTCGAGACCGAGATCGACGAGATGCCGGGCGTGATCGAGAGCGCCGTCATCGGCGTGGCGCATCCCGATTTCGGCGAGGGCGTCACCGCGGTCGTGGTCTGCAAGCCCGGCGCCGAGATCACCGCGAAGGGCATCGCCACGGCGCTGGAGCAGCGGCTCGCCAAGTTCAAGCAGCCCAAGCAGGTCTTCGTGGTGGCCGAGTTGCCGCGCAACACCATGGGCAAGGTCCAGAAGAACCTGCTGCGCGAGCAGTACAAGGACATCTACGCCAAGCAGTTGAAGGCAGGGGAGTAA
- a CDS encoding NADPH-dependent FMN reductase: MHQKVDTRIRLALIYGSSREGRFCDKVAGWAISQIAGDGPFDLAVVDPGEIDLPPRHVSGKHPALEELRNIIGWADGFVVVTPEYNRGYPAILKFLIDAVGPEWRGKPVGFVSYGGISGGLRAVEQLRLVFGELHAAPIRDGVAFADVWSRFDAEGRLLDADRAEQAMATMLAQLHWWASALRKARQEVPYGQFAAA; this comes from the coding sequence ATGCACCAGAAGGTCGATACGCGGATCAGGCTCGCCCTGATCTATGGCAGCAGCCGCGAAGGCCGATTCTGCGACAAGGTCGCCGGCTGGGCGATCTCGCAGATCGCGGGCGATGGCCCCTTCGACCTCGCGGTCGTCGATCCCGGCGAGATCGACCTGCCGCCGCGCCATGTCAGCGGCAAGCACCCAGCCCTCGAAGAGCTCCGGAACATCATCGGCTGGGCCGACGGCTTCGTCGTGGTGACGCCGGAATACAACCGCGGCTATCCGGCGATCCTGAAGTTCCTGATCGACGCGGTCGGCCCGGAATGGCGCGGCAAGCCGGTGGGCTTCGTCTCCTATGGCGGCATCTCGGGGGGCCTGCGCGCCGTCGAGCAACTCCGCCTCGTCTTCGGGGAACTGCACGCCGCGCCGATCCGCGACGGCGTCGCCTTCGCCGATGTCTGGAGCCGCTTCGATGCGGAGGGCCGCCTGCTCGATGCCGACCGGGCCGAGCAGGCGATGGCGACGATGTTGGCACAGCTCCATTGGTGGGCGAGCGCCCTGCGCAAGGCGCGCCAGGAGGTGCCCTACGGCCAGTTCGCGGCGGCGTGA
- a CDS encoding MBL fold metallo-hydrolase, whose product MKLKLLRNATLKLTYGGRTFLIDPDFGPRHSRRSFTGRSENPMVELPEPIEDIVAGVDTVIVSHLHADHFDEVAKERLPKDLAIICQPGDEAVIAQAGFSSITAIDCFIRLGQIILKRHPAQHGTGAVVEKMGPVMGLSFEAPGEPTLYWCGDSVLYPPLRDAATATGPDVIVTHSCGAMWDNTLIVMDDEQTLDLAEAFPLATVIATHMEALDHATVSRTALRKSAKERGVDTRRLRIPADGETIELGVPALV is encoded by the coding sequence ATGAAGCTCAAACTTCTCCGCAACGCGACGCTGAAGCTCACCTATGGCGGCAGGACCTTCCTGATCGACCCGGATTTCGGCCCGCGCCATAGCCGCCGCTCCTTCACCGGGCGCTCGGAGAACCCGATGGTCGAGCTGCCCGAGCCGATCGAGGATATCGTCGCGGGCGTCGACACCGTGATCGTCTCGCATCTCCATGCCGACCATTTCGACGAGGTCGCCAAGGAGCGCCTGCCGAAGGACTTGGCCATCATCTGCCAGCCCGGCGACGAGGCCGTGATCGCTCAGGCCGGCTTCTCCTCGATCACGGCGATCGACTGCTTCATCCGGCTCGGCCAGATCATCTTGAAGCGGCATCCGGCCCAGCACGGCACCGGCGCCGTCGTCGAGAAGATGGGGCCGGTGATGGGTCTGAGCTTCGAGGCGCCGGGCGAGCCGACGCTCTACTGGTGCGGCGACAGCGTGCTCTATCCGCCGCTGCGCGATGCCGCGACGGCGACGGGGCCGGACGTCATCGTCACGCATTCCTGCGGAGCGATGTGGGACAACACGCTGATCGTGATGGACGACGAGCAGACGCTCGATCTCGCCGAGGCCTTCCCGCTGGCAACAGTGATCGCGACGCATATGGAGGCGCTCGATCACGCCACCGTCAGCCGCACAGCTTTGCGCAAGTCGGCGAAGGAGCGTGGCGTCGACACGCGGCGCCTGCGCATTCCCGCTGATGGCGAGACGATCGAGCTCGGCGTGCCGGCTTTGGTGTGA
- the otnK gene encoding 3-oxo-tetronate kinase, producing the protein MLLGVIADDMTGATDVALMLNRAGMRTVQVIGVPPADAALPEADAVVVALKSRTNPVAEAVADSLAACEALLKGGARQILFKYCSTFDSTAQGNIGPVANALAQRLGAKLAIVCPAFPANGRSIYQGYLFVGAVPLHESSMKDHPLTPMRDSSLMRLMSTQAKAETGLVDYATVLAGPSAVKARLAKLQADGIRYAVTDALTNEDLMTLGHAVSEHVLLTGGSGIAMGLPQNFRRAGLLPERPGPAELKAPAGRAGIISGSCSTATRGQIKAALGAGFPALKVDPFALADGSQNAESLAAWALAQSADKPFLVYSSDDPAEVAAVQDKLGREKAGSIVEHAFAEVARRLSEGGVTRLLVAGGETSGATVLGLGIRTLEIGPEIDPGVPWTRVVDGPEMVVALKSGNFGTPDFFLKAWNLLR; encoded by the coding sequence ATGCTGCTGGGCGTGATCGCCGACGACATGACGGGCGCGACCGATGTCGCGCTGATGCTGAACCGGGCGGGCATGCGCACCGTGCAGGTCATCGGCGTGCCTCCGGCCGACGCCGCCCTGCCGGAAGCCGATGCCGTCGTCGTCGCGCTGAAATCACGGACCAATCCGGTTGCGGAGGCCGTCGCGGATTCGCTCGCCGCCTGCGAGGCGCTGCTGAAGGGCGGCGCGCGCCAGATCCTGTTCAAATACTGCTCGACCTTCGATTCGACGGCGCAGGGCAATATCGGGCCGGTGGCGAATGCGCTGGCGCAGCGCCTCGGCGCCAAGCTCGCCATCGTCTGCCCGGCGTTCCCTGCGAATGGCCGCTCGATCTATCAGGGCTATCTCTTCGTCGGTGCCGTGCCGCTGCACGAAAGCTCGATGAAGGATCATCCGCTGACGCCGATGCGCGATTCCAGCCTGATGCGATTGATGTCGACGCAGGCGAAGGCCGAGACCGGCCTCGTCGACTACGCCACCGTGCTCGCCGGTCCTTCGGCGGTGAAGGCGCGCCTCGCGAAGCTCCAGGCCGACGGCATCCGCTATGCCGTTACCGATGCCTTGACCAACGAAGACCTGATGACGCTCGGCCATGCCGTGTCGGAGCATGTGCTGCTGACCGGCGGCTCGGGCATTGCGATGGGCCTGCCGCAGAATTTCCGTCGTGCCGGTCTCTTGCCCGAACGTCCGGGCCCGGCGGAGCTGAAAGCCCCGGCCGGGCGCGCCGGCATCATTTCCGGCAGTTGCTCGACCGCGACGCGCGGCCAGATCAAGGCGGCGCTGGGCGCTGGCTTTCCGGCGCTCAAGGTCGACCCCTTCGCGCTGGCCGATGGCAGCCAGAATGCGGAAAGCCTCGCCGCCTGGGCATTGGCCCAATCGGCCGACAAGCCTTTTCTCGTCTATTCCAGTGACGATCCGGCCGAGGTCGCGGCGGTGCAGGACAAGCTCGGCCGCGAGAAGGCCGGCAGCATCGTCGAGCACGCCTTTGCCGAAGTCGCGCGGCGGCTGTCGGAGGGCGGCGTGACGCGGCTTCTCGTCGCGGGCGGCGAGACCTCGGGCGCGACCGTGCTGGGCTTGGGCATCCGCACGCTGGAAATCGGCCCGGAAATCGATCCCGGCGTGCCCTGGACCCGCGTCGTCGACGGGCCGGAGATGGTCGTCGCACTGAAATCCGGCAATTTCGGCACGCCGGATTTCTTCCTGAAAGCCTGGAACCTGCTGCGCTGA
- a CDS encoding malonyl-CoA decarboxylase, producing the protein MDMAFLGELLTNVADRGRALIGFERFLGNRSRPIDKLCEDLLSGRGEASGMALAQAVLEAWQGLDKPGRLAFFNLLRERFGPDHDRLDAAIEAYRAKPYPATVAALHQASEPRRQELLRRLNLAPEGTHVLVRMREALFEAMAAEPELKGIDEDFRHLFGSWFNRGFLVLRRIDWRTPANVLEKIIRYEAVHEIQGWDDLRRRLEPADRRCFAFFHPQLVDDPLIFVEVALTGDIPRSIGEVLEAERAILPAQQATTAVFYSISNCQEGLRGISFGNFLIKQVAEDLKRELPGLDTFVTLSPVPGFARWLAGVADEPGDLVLTNEERAELARPAGETISLDDATKARRDKLLGQMMAHYMLRARTASGRVIDPVARFHLGNGARLERINVGGNLSARGLRESHGVMVNYRYDLDDIETNHEAFATRNTVVASSGVRKLLRPAGN; encoded by the coding sequence ATGGACATGGCATTTCTCGGCGAACTTCTGACCAACGTGGCCGATCGCGGCCGCGCGCTGATCGGTTTCGAGCGCTTCCTCGGCAACCGCTCGCGCCCGATCGACAAGCTCTGCGAGGACCTGCTGTCCGGTCGGGGTGAGGCCTCGGGGATGGCGCTGGCGCAGGCCGTGCTGGAAGCCTGGCAGGGGCTCGACAAGCCCGGCCGGCTCGCCTTCTTCAACCTGCTGCGGGAGCGTTTCGGCCCCGATCACGACCGGCTCGACGCCGCGATCGAGGCCTATCGCGCCAAGCCCTATCCGGCGACCGTCGCGGCCCTGCATCAGGCATCCGAGCCGCGCCGGCAGGAATTGCTGCGCCGCCTGAATCTCGCCCCCGAGGGCACCCATGTTCTCGTGCGGATGCGCGAGGCCCTGTTCGAGGCGATGGCGGCGGAGCCGGAGCTCAAGGGCATCGACGAGGATTTTCGCCATCTCTTCGGCTCCTGGTTCAACCGTGGCTTCCTCGTCCTGCGCCGGATCGACTGGCGCACGCCGGCGAACGTCCTGGAGAAGATCATCCGCTACGAGGCGGTCCATGAGATCCAGGGCTGGGACGACCTCCGGCGCCGGCTGGAGCCGGCGGATCGGCGCTGCTTCGCATTCTTCCATCCGCAGCTCGTCGACGATCCCCTGATCTTCGTCGAGGTCGCGCTGACCGGCGACATCCCGCGCAGTATCGGCGAGGTGCTGGAGGCCGAGCGCGCGATCCTGCCCGCGCAGCAGGCGACGACGGCGGTGTTCTATTCAATCTCGAACTGCCAGGAAGGCCTGCGCGGCATCTCCTTCGGCAATTTCCTGATCAAGCAGGTGGCCGAGGACCTGAAGCGCGAATTGCCGGGGCTCGATACCTTCGTGACGCTCTCGCCGGTGCCCGGCTTCGCCCGCTGGCTTGCCGGCGTTGCGGACGAGCCCGGCGATCTCGTCCTGACCAATGAGGAGCGCGCCGAACTGGCCCGCCCGGCCGGCGAGACGATCTCGCTCGACGACGCGACGAAGGCGCGCCGCGACAAGCTGCTCGGCCAGATGATGGCGCATTACATGCTACGGGCGCGCACGGCCTCGGGCCGCGTCATCGACCCGGTCGCGCGCTTCCATCTCGGCAATGGCGCGCGGCTGGAGCGCATCAATGTCGGCGGCAATCTCTCGGCGCGGGGCCTGCGCGAGTCGCATGGCGTGATGGTCAATTACCGCTACGACCTCGACGATATCGAGACCAACCACGAAGCCTTCGCCACCCGCAACACGGTTGTGGCCTCCTCTGGCGTGCGCAAGCTGTTGCGCCCGGCGGGAAATTAA
- the soxR gene encoding redox-sensitive transcriptional activator SoxR — MSQQARLPGELSVGDVARRSGLAVSALHFYEAEGLIRSHRTAGNQRRYAREVLRRVAIIKVAQRAGIPLKTIREAFKALPQERTPTVADWTQLSSAWKQELERRIDRLTGLRDHLNGCIGCGCLSVRDCPLHNPLDRLAEEGPGPRLLDPE, encoded by the coding sequence ATGTCCCAGCAGGCGCGTCTGCCGGGCGAGCTCAGCGTCGGCGATGTCGCCCGCCGCAGCGGGCTCGCCGTCTCGGCATTGCATTTCTACGAGGCGGAAGGGCTGATCCGCAGCCATCGCACGGCGGGCAACCAGCGTCGCTATGCCCGCGAGGTGCTGCGCCGGGTCGCCATCATCAAGGTGGCGCAGCGCGCCGGCATCCCGCTGAAGACCATCCGCGAGGCCTTCAAGGCCCTGCCGCAGGAGCGCACGCCGACTGTCGCCGACTGGACGCAGCTCTCGTCAGCCTGGAAGCAGGAGCTGGAGCGTCGTATCGACCGGCTGACGGGACTGCGCGATCACCTCAACGGCTGCATCGGCTGCGGCTGCCTTTCGGTGCGGGATTGTCCGCTGCACAATCCGCTTGATCGCTTGGCCGAGGAGGGGCCAGGGCCGCGCCTCCTCGATCCAGAGTGA